The window AATGACATTGATGCAAACAAAGTTAGTCAGAAATATACATTTGATTAGTATATAACTAACTTGGTTTGCATCAGTGTCATTGAAAAACACAACCAAAAGTGTGTGATGATGTTATGCAATACCTGGCAGTTGGGTTTTGGCCCAGTGAGAGATGTCAGCTGTTTGCATGTGCTCACCTTCGCCTTGGTGGCACGTGCGTCATCAGAAGTAAGTGACATCCCACCTGAGCTGATCAAACACTTAAGTTGCTTCCATGCAAGGCTGGTCACCAATATTTGTGCTGACAAAACTATTAGTCTCACACAAACATTGACtgctcaaatgttttcaaactgCTTTTCTGTCCAATAAATTAATCAACTGGAATGCAAAATTTGCTTCACTCATTTGAAGTTTTTCCTGCTTGATGGTTGCTGCAAtggcacttaggttttggaAGGCAGTTTTCAGTCTCGAGGTGAGCGTTGTCCTTGTGTCACTGCCATGGACACAGGTCTTTGACTGTTACTTTCCATCTCACGTTActcaaaataacagcaattcaAATGCAGTCACTTTAATCATGACAGCAATTCCATTGCAATCACTTTAAGTCATGTGAGATAGAGGGAAACAGTCAAAGACCTGTGTCCATGGCAGTGGCAGAAGGCCAACAACTCACCTCAAGACTGAAAACTGCCTtccaaaacctaagtgccacttTGCCCCGCCTCCAACTCTTTCGAAATTCAGTCAGGCCAATCACAGCGCAGCACCTAATTTGCATAGCCACGCCCACAtttcaacagccaatcagaatgcaGCATTTGCACATCTGACCAATCAAATTGCGTCAGATTTTAATGGCCACGCCCACTTTAAGACCAACCAATCACATggtgcctcatttgcatagacACGCCCCACTATCAACCAGTCACAAAACGTTTTTAGAATTGCCACGCCCACTTTCTGAGCTTTCAGCGAATCATGAGGCAGTATTCCAGTTTTGGCACGCCCCTTGTGCCAAAAATTTTCAGAAaatacccccccctccccccaaaaaaaaaaaaaaaacgtaaaaaaTCTGGGGGGGTGGgaaaaaagcagaaaaaaaaagcggaaaataaaatttaaatatttAGAATTTTTTTGTTTAAGAATAGAATATTTTTCAAGTTTAATTTTTGTGATGTTAAAAATGAAGGAGTGTTAAAGTATTCTTTGTAATCAAACTTTATTTTGCAGAGTAAACATTCAATCACAAATAAGTTACAAGGTGAATGGCAGTCTGCTCATTGCCAAGTGGTGGAGTGGTCGGCCAGTGGGACAAGTGGTGGAGTGGTCGGCCAGTGGGATAAGAGGTGGAATGGTCAGCCAGTGGGACAAGTGGTGGAGTGGTCAGCCAGTGGGAAGGTGGAGTGGTCAGCCAGTGGGACTAGTGGTAAGGAGTTGGTGCTTGGATCTGagacaaaaaaagatttgagtCAAAAAGCCAGTCAACGTGTGCAGAAAATGTTTTGGCATGAAACTTACCTGTACAAAACATTGTTCATAGTGTTGAGTTGCATGACCAGGAAACTGGTCACATTCCTTGCTGCCTGTtagaaaatagaaaagtaatttatttggaaaaaagttgTCATGAAGATTGTGCAATGATTGAAGTGCAAATCTTGCCCATTTCTCAGGTTGTCTTAGAGATGGCGCAACACGAAAATGAAAGCTTGTACTAGCATGCACCTGTGCTCTGGTCCTCTGCGAGCAGGTACTCCATAGTGCACCACACTGGAAACACAAAAATGCATTCAACTTTTGAAACataattaaaatgaatttacTTTCCTTCTCTTACCAGCAGAGGGCTCTCCAGGCAGCTAGGAGGTGCAGACCCAAAAGACTTACACCTgccaaaaagtcattttgaagCTTTTGCCAAGTAGCATACCAGGAATGTCTCGTTTCCCCTTGTAGGTCCACCTGTAACAACCACAAGGGGCAAATTCAAGTCCAGAAAGTGAAGAGCCTGCCAAAATGTGACTTGAACCATAGGTGCTTCTACACCACCGGCCAGTGAACAAGCTCAGAGTAGAAGTACCTGTTGCTTAAGGCGAACTTTTCGCTGTCTGGACCAGGGTTTGCCAACTCTGTCTGTAAAGAAAAGGGACATTGACACAAAGACTAAGATTTGAGTTTActggttttatttttaactgTAGGCTGGAACCTTCCGCTGAAGATTTTAGGTAGTTTGTGCACGAGCAACAATCATTGTTCAAACCTGGAGCGTTTACTTAAGTCAGTCCATGCAACAGGTACAAGGTCCTTTGTCTCCACCTGGTGGACAAGACGGGAAGAAAATAACCCTACTGAAATTAATTAGCCAAATTGTGCTTGTGTGTTTCACCAATAGAAGAAAGCAGGGGCAGCTCTGGACTTCTCTCCACTCGCAGTTTATTGGCCTGAAAGACATAGTAACGTTACAACCCATCTAGCACTAGGTTTTCAGTCCTTGTTCAGCAAGCGTACGTGGAAGTATACTTGCAAACATCTCATGAAGCAAGGGCTCACAGGACagcaagtcggccattttgaaagCTGCAGACAAAGAAAAAAGGTTAGTTTAATAATAAATGTCGAAATAAAAACCGAATTTTTGCCTTTTTTGCAGTCAATCTGGTTCTTCTGTGGCAGATGCAGGCCTGTGGACAGAAATGAGACTATTAGATGCAGTTGATTAAACGGgtttgagtgttaatttactttAAATGCTCATTTTGAAGAGTTGCACCTGTAGACAAATAAGACAATTAATGCGCATGCAGCAAAATATTTGATTCTGTTGTGAATTTATGCAAACGTTTTGTCTTACCTTCAGCAAAACGGCGTTTGATGCAATTTAAGGTCGTCGAAGACATTAACTCCCAACAATAGAGAAACCTTTTTAGCTTGCATGCTAGCAAGGCATATGCACTTCCAAACTGCACCTTGGCTCTGAAAAAGAGAAAAGGAGTTAGTTTCAAAAGGCTAAGAAAGAATGAAAAGTCACCTTGTCAAAGTTTTCAACGCTGCATGCTGTGGGAAAAGCGTGCGGAGCAGCAGGTGGACCAGCACGACGTGACGCTGTCAGAAGTGAGCAAGAGAACGAGTGTCGCGTTTGTGACGTCTTAAATAGTAGTTTTGTGATGACGTCATTAACAAGCATGAgggtgcaaaaaaataaaagccttgCACTTGTAGCGTAAGCAAAACGGCAAAGTATAATCTGATGCGGTGGCCGGGGCGCGAACCAGGGATCTTGCCATTAAGCGGTTAGATCGTTAACCACTCGACTATTACTCATAGAAGATTTTCCGGATTTATAAATATTTGTAGATCATTTCGAACTTCTTTGGAGGATAAAGGTCTGCTGTGACAGTCAACCACAAAGAAGCTATAGTGATAATCGTCTCTCCAGTGGCCAGAAGGTTAAAGTCTTCGTCCCATGTGCGGGAGCCCATGAGTTCGACTCTTGGTCCGTCTACCGTTTAATTTGTAAACGCCGGATAGACTGGGTCTCGAACCCGGGTCGTCCGACCAGAAGCGCAGAATTTTAGCATTCGGCCACATTGCCATGGAAATCGCGCATTTTTGTTCTGTATTTAAAGAACATGTTCAAAGTAATGCATAAATACGAATAATCAGCCTTGATTTGTAAGATCTCAACTGGTCTTGTGGTTAAAGCTTTTACCTTGAGTACAGGAGAACCAAGTTCGAAACTCACTCATGGCACTATGTAATATGTAAATGTTACACAGAGCGGGACTCGAACCCGAGTCTCCTGATCACCAGCCCAAAGCTTTTACCACTGGCCTATCTTCCCACGGGAAATTcgaattttattttgaaagtcatGACCACCACCAGAAAAGTGCAATTCAACACCATTTGAATGAAGACATAAACAAATGCAATTAGGGGAAGTGGTTGGTATCCATTTTGGAGAGGTCAACTGAAACTGATCATGTCCCTCCTGGACCTTGCTCACCTACTtcctcctcacacacacacacactcaatcagCAAGGTGGCTAGATTTGAGGAGATTTGCGAAAGATTTCAGAGAAACCTGGAACAGAGGGGAATGGAACGGAATGTCAATTCTATTGACGTTTGAGGCAGTCGAACAAAATCCCGGGCAATTTTTGAAATTCCCCCCGGACATATTTTTACGGCTgaaaagtaggacatgtcccGGAAAAGAGGACATCTGGTCAGTTTGGGGAATTCCCCCCGGACATATTTTTGGGGCTGAAAAGTTGGACATGTCCGGGaaaagaggacgtctggtcacccaaactaccgtaattttcggactataaatcgcggttttatttcatagtttgggtggggggggcgatttatactcattTAGTTTATTACTCAATTTAGACtcatatatgttttctttcactctttggggcattttatggctggtgcgatttatactccggtgcgacttatagttcgaaaattacggtaaaccaACTCGTGAGAATAAGTACGCAAATATGAGTTTTTTCatgggggtcaccaacacgacTGGTTGGCGTCCGTGGACGTTTTGTGCAAGAAAGGACAATGTACTTCCTCGGGCGGTTGGCATCCTTCAACATCTATAATGTGACGCTGCAAATGTTTTATCAATCTGTGAGATTTTTCAACTCGTCGCGGCGGTGAGGGGTGCGTTCACGGTCATGATCTTGAATCGGGAAATAAATGATTATATATTGACACTTTCATCTGCTGTTCATTATTTAATCACAGGTATGCACTGcaaatttttgtgtttttttctcatttctatTATTTATATCAGCTACGTATTGGATTATTAATTCATATTTGTACTAGTTATGTAACTACCGCATACGTTTTTTAACCTTATGTGCACACTCTTCAGTGTGCATACTGCTTGGAATTGAATTTACCCCCAaagatcaataaagtatctattTTGAAATGCCACCAGCTGCAATCCTCTATCAAATTTAATTTTAAGTTCTGTGCACATTTATCAATTTGAATATGAACCTTTACTTAACCAGCATTCATGATGAGTTAGACTTTTGTCTTACACTGAACTTCACGATTACACATTGCATCAGCATACTACCTATGTGGCtcaaatttcattttaaacATTTTCCAAAACATGTCAAAGTGTAAGAAGCAACAGTCAGGAAAGTAAAtaagtatcattttattttcagaATAATAAAATGTTGCTCATTACTGATGTTTGGAATGTGAAGAAATCCCAGTCAAGACATTCCCCTGGTCAGGATCTGAGCTTCACTCTGGTCCACTTGGTCTCTAGGTGAGCGTGGTGGGGAATAGGCTTTGAGCTCTTTTGGACCACTGGGTCCTTCAGGCGCCTGATAGCGTAGCCACCGAATTGGCTGGGGATCTTCAGGACATCTGCGTGCGCGTAGAGTTGGCCGTTAGGCCCCGCCTCCGACAACCCACCGGTCAGCTGCTGTCGTTTACCCTGGAACATCATCTGCCCATGGTTGTGCtttaagttttttttctgatgtcTTGCAGGTTTCTGACCAATCAGGACTTTGGTGGCAGCGGCATTGGCAGACGTTTGCATGTTGGCGGAGTATTTGCGCATGCCGTAACCCTGCAAGTTGGGAAACTTTCCTCTAGACTGGTGACCGTTTGGTATTTTCCATTCTTCAGCTTGTCCCACAGCAACGTTGGATTGGTGCGGTTTGAACCTGCTCAGAGAGCCCGAACTTGCAATGTCTGTTGAGAGGCCGGGCTTTTTAAGAACAATGCTCTCGCCGGCCGTGGCCACGGGGGGCCGGCGAACCACCTTGAGTGATGAGTAGCCACCGAGAAACTGTTGGTTGTCGTAAGTGGAGACTCCACCACTACTGCCACTTTGGGCCAAGGCTTGAACACGGGAGACTTGTCTGAATTGATTCTGGGGAGGCTTGCCGACGTGACTCAGACTGCCGTCGTTATCATCTTGCACAAAGCCAACATAAGACTCGCCTTgagctgcaaaaacaaaacaaaatgcatgttCACTAATCTTCAAGTTACTTGCATACATCTGGGAGCATTTCTATAAACATTCAGGAAGTGTTTAGAGTACATCCAGGGCTATTTAGGTCACAGCTGCAATTCAGCAGATTCTAAAGAGCTAGAATTTTTAAATTTCTCCtctaattgattatttttaaccaattaacTCAAGTCTTCTAATTAACCACCCAAAAGGCAAATGTCAGCGTTTGCACTCACCTTCTTGAGAAGCCCACAAACAGCGAACATGTTCTGCTCCAAGTAAGCAAAGGAGCAAGAtcctgcacacacaaaaacactttaGACACTTAGAAGATTCCCATGTGCACATGTTTAACTCACCCCAAATAAATTCCACAAGCCATTTGTGCAGGCAGCCTGGGTCAACGCAACAATGGCAGGACAACCGAACCCAAAGCGATCGACTTGCTCTGTGACTGCGAGCTCTGCACAAACAAGTTGCTGCTTTCAAGCCGCCCACTCGGGTCCTAATGGACTTGATGGCCGTCAGGTGTGTGGGACTTCGGATTTTCCACAATTTGAATTTTTACCTGTCAGTGtggaataaaaagtgaacaagtCCTTCATTTGTAAATTTAGCATGAGAGcaaaaaatatggaaaattttggaaaagaaatcaagaaaaaagttattacaatgaaaaaaaaaagtctccaatTTTGGGGttgtaaatatataaaaatgatTGATAAGCAGAATTAGGAATATTGAGAATATTAATTTTCAAGAAGATTTTTTTcatggataaaaaaagaaactacAGAGAGAGGATTTCCTTTCCTTCCTGTTCTCATGCGACTGATGACCGCATGAGTGCGGTGGCTTACATCAAAGACACAATTTCCTGAAACAGGAAATAGCACTGGCGACCGCTCGTTTCTCTTTTCTCTTCATCTCAGCAGTCGTGATTCTTTCCAGTTCCCATGCAAGACACTCAACGTCACGTGGGCTTCAACTTCTTTCATGTCAGCTTTCACTGTGATGCACCCGAATCGTATGCCaacttttttattattcaataaATTCCTCTGTCAATTTTTTAATGTGATGAAACTCTAACTAGAGCTAGACCAATCAGACGCCACgaataaatcagaaaaacaaataacaataatcatcataataataGTATGACCTTTTTAAGGTCGACGaatttctttgaaaaaaaacaaaattgatttcttcagatttaggaagacactaagacactgaagcagaaattagacttacacaggttggttgggtTCAATCACGATTCtcaagctctgttttcaggaaagtacaatacagcgctgggcccttcaagagcagaaagtctccattcagaaaaggcaacgttcaaggttctttggtcaccTTATATTCAgtttgcacatgccggtgtgggccgagtttgatggctgatgagtctttggggtggggcaagatcgccgtgggggtgggtgctggttatgggcgattcggtgtgtgtgtgtgtaggggggggctgccgtcttccatcccgtctttcggccttggtgaTCATCTTTGGCCCAGTCCTTGGGtatctccctctggcacctgccggttttatctccaagtgaccttcctgtaaacattctgctccattcttacactgtcgcacctcgtccattcatcattctttcaattttgtcattttgtacggaattatgtgagcttttggctgtgacatcatcaatttattaatgttccctgactatgcaaagtttgttcttctgATACTCCATGTCCTTGGCTACGTCATtctattcttagtttaatcatgcttccaaccgtatcatttctttgttaggcaaaatatttccctctgtgcagagttcagtagtaatcgaaaagctgGCGTCTCGCATTAGGCGACATATCACGtttagtcaaaacacaagatataataataatataagataagataatcaagtactgaacggtcAAGACGACTCTGGCCGTGTCCATGACTTAGAGAAAaaccatcaggcatgcattacacagttccttaagggtcattaagctatttaggcaatatatcaaaaaatatttgttatttcacagtgctcagaaatatatatcagatcataaagttataaaaacctttgtcattaccacctattaaaaatgtctagttatgtcttcttgattgatttggtgtgtaggtataattatatgcttaaaatatttcttttattgatttaatatgtgaatatacttttctgtttatgtactttattcaatgagtattgagcatatctgtttttgtagctaggcaggattttttgtatttcgaccccattccttcactgtCTTTAAATTTAAGCGTCTCTCTTGGGTGCACTATTGTCTTTTCCAGACGCGTTGCTCGATTCCAGGCCGAGCTATCGACGCGTGAAGCAGATGATGAAGTATTGCGCCCGCCGCTTGCTGCTTTCTTGTCTAGTCTTTAAAATGGGTCAAGGCCATTTTACAGAACACACAGGAAGCTTTTAATGGCGCAGATGTTCCCTTTTTTTGTGACAATATACTCTGCCTGTCTTCAAATGtacagaaatgagaagggggggCTTTGTTATTTGACCCCCCTCACACTAAAAGCCTGTGACATGTTGCATAACAGCAAATGATTGCCCCGCCCCATTTCCCCCGGGACCCCTGTCCCAGCGGCCATGATTAAGAATGATGACACTTAAACAAAAGCGGATGTCGAGTGCTCAACTTTGTCATCGCAAGGGAATCTTGTTTTCTTCGCCATTTGAGCCGACCTTTGTGTCTGCGAGCTAACGAGCCGAGCCGCCATCAGTTCCTCTGTGTTCACTTCTAATTGTTAACTCCAGAAGTTTGGTTAATCGGAAGGGTAATTAGTTAATGACCTAATCAGTTGGAATACATGAAAATAAGatattgaaaaaagaaatgtgatatAAAAAATGTTCGCCTAACATCCTTTCCCTGccattttgcaaaaaaacaacaacaagaaatataaatttgagcAAATTATTagtctgttttattgttttgtcctAACGTGAGACaaaaacgtgtttttttttttttttttaaatacattgtaGAGTTCAACTAAATGAGGCTTGTGGCCAAGACAGTGCTGCTTTGTCATTTTATTGTGGTATTGCACATGCAGTAAAATGGCTAAGAAGCCAGAAGAAGAATGCTTCATCTTTGGCTTGGAACAAAAAGGAAGCTTTTAGCCTCAAAACCTGCAAAGCCAACAAAGTGAAGGGCAATAAAGTCATTTGTAGCCTCAACTCAAACAAACATGATAAGGCATTTACTTCTTGCGACCCcaataaaatgtaaatttgaGTTGTTCTTGCTGTATGAATGCGGCCGCTGTTGTCCGGAATCATCTGTGTCTTATCATGGGAAGAAAGAAGAAGGCGAAAGTTCCTTAAACAGAAAAACATGGAGCTGGCTTTTGAAGAGCCTCGGCCTCCGTGACTGGTTCTCATCATTGTGGCAATAAAAGTCAAGGCGTCGAAACAAAGCAAGTcttcatgaaaaaaagaaaaaaaaaagggaggggcgGCGCACGAGGGTTTGGAGAGGCTCTTGCCTGGGCTGAATTATCCTTCTTCCGAATGCAAAGGACTTGAAACAATTCCAATTTGCTGCTTGCATTTTACATGCATAAAGATTTACACAAACATTCAGAAATGCCTATATGTGTCTAAATACACTACCATATACATACATCATACATACTATACTATATACATCTATACTGTATGCTGCCCGTGTTTGAccggcgaccagtccagggtcttGAGGCACTTGCTGTTGATGTGGAAGACAGgagtcacgtgtgtgtgtgtgtgtgtggggggggggggggggttaatccAACGTCATGAACTCGTTTAGGTCTTACATGTCAGTGCTCGAGGACACCTGGGAGAGGCGGGGGTCCGATTCGAGCTCGAAGCGGTAGTGGTAGCCCTCCCATACCTCTCTGCAGGCGTCTCGCATGTCGTACACACGCCTCTTGATGCCTCTGCGGTTCAGGTAGAGCACAAAGAGGAAGACCAGGCCCACCAGACCCAGTACTAGGCCCAGGAACACGTAGGAGGTCTGCAGGGCCAGGTCGGCGCCGGCGCCCCTTTGGCGGCACCTCAGGCTGCCGGAGGCAGCCACCACCGAGAGCAGAGAGGTGTTCCTCAGGGCGGCAGGGAAGGCGCAGACCAGATGGTCAGGGTCGCGGACGCGTCCCTGAGAGCGGTTGAGCCAGCGGGCCAAAGGTTCGATGCCGCACGCACACGTGAAGGGGTTCTCACCCAGGAGGATCTCAGCCTCGGGGAGCGAGTCCAGCTCGCGCAGGCCCTCGTCGGGGATGTTCTTCAGCGAGTTGAGTGTCAGATCCAGCTCCCGGAGAGACTCCAAACCGGCCAGGGTGGCGTTGCGCACGGCGACTAGGGAGTTGTTGGTGAGCAGCAGCCGGCGAAGTCCGCTCAAGTGGGAGAAAATACGTGGCGGGAGGTAGATGAGGCCGTTGTGCGACAGGTCGAGGATGCGCAGAGAGCTTAGGGCGTTCCAGCGCAAAGCCGTGGCCAAGTCCAGCACAGCTGAGTGGTTGTAGAGGGCACGGCTCAGGTTGAGCTGGTGGAGCGATTGGTTGGCAACCGTGAAGGCTTCTGGGTGGAACACCGCCAGCTGGTTGGAGCTCAGGTCCAGCGAGCGAAGACTCGGCAGGCCGGAGAAGGCGTGAGAGTCCACCTCGGAAATCCTGGAGGATCGATAGGTGGAGATTTTCTTTTGGTCTAGGTGACGATTGTATACATGTATTATTTCACGCAATAATTTCATCACTGCATTAAGTTGTATTTGCGTAAATATTTACTTGCACGGTTTATAAAGATATTAGCTTGAATTTGCTCAATTGCAAGAATAATTAcataaaaatgaaattatttcataATCAACAGAATTTAATATTGGTTACTATTTTAAATTACCAAAAATAAAGATAGAATTAACACAAACAGTACACTTCTTGACAGAAAACCAATTTCAACTTTTTAAATATGACACATTCTTCAAAAATGTGTAAAACCCACAATAAGAAAAATTATTCTGTAGCGACAAAATTTTATAATATTTTTAGAAGAGATAGAAATATACCTGTTATTGCTTAGTGAAAGGTTAGTGACATTGTCGAGGCCCTTGAAGGAGTCTGTGCCAATGCGCGCGATCTGGTTGCCGGTGATGAAAAGGTTCCGGGTGTATCCAGGGATCCCGAGCGGGACGCTCCGGAGGTCTTTGGCCACGCACTTCACCGTGTGCGCCACCTCGGAGCACTCGCAGCCCGTCGGGCAGGAGGACGCTGGAGCTGCCGGTGCGTAAACGGAGcccagcaggagcaggagcaggagcaggagggtGCTGCAGAAGAGGCGACTGGGGCTCAAGTCCAGCATGTTGGGTAAGAAAGAACGGATGAAGAC of the Syngnathus typhle isolate RoL2023-S1 ecotype Sweden linkage group LG20, RoL_Styp_1.0, whole genome shotgun sequence genome contains:
- the LOC133144251 gene encoding uncharacterized protein LOC133144251, translated to MACGIYLGILLLCLLGAEHVRCLWASQEAQGESYVGFVQDDNDGSLSHVGKPPQNQFRQVSRVQALAQSGSSGGVSTYDNQQFLGGYSSLKVVRRPPVATAGESIVLKKPGLSTDIASSGSLSRFKPHQSNVAVGQAEEWKIPNGHQSRGKFPNLQGYGMRKYSANMQTSANAAATKVLIGQKPARHQKKNLKHNHGQMMFQGKRQQLTGGLSEAGPNGQLYAHADVLKIPSQFGGYAIRRLKDPVVQKSSKPIPHHAHLETKWTRVKLRS
- the tpbga gene encoding trophoblast glycoprotein a, whose amino-acid sequence is MEVLGSTLEACGRPLKTAAGGDVIFLHFSFVFIRSFLPNMLDLSPSRLFCSTLLLLLLLLLGSVYAPAAPASSCPTGCECSEVAHTVKCVAKDLRSVPLGIPGYTRNLFITGNQIARIGTDSFKGLDNVTNLSLSNNRISEVDSHAFSGLPSLRSLDLSSNQLAVFHPEAFTVANQSLHQLNLSRALYNHSAVLDLATALRWNALSSLRILDLSHNGLIYLPPRIFSHLSGLRRLLLTNNSLVAVRNATLAGLESLRELDLTLNSLKNIPDEGLRELDSLPEAEILLGENPFTCACGIEPLARWLNRSQGRVRDPDHLVCAFPAALRNTSLLSVVAASGSLRCRQRGAGADLALQTSYVFLGLVLGLVGLVFLFVLYLNRRGIKRRVYDMRDACREVWEGYHYRFELESDPRLSQVSSSTDM